The following is a genomic window from Bosea sp. RAC05.
CCTGCTCGGCGTCAAGGCCGTGATCGCGCAGAGCTTCGAGCGCATCCACCGCTCGAACCTGGTCGGCATGGGTGTCGTCCCCTTCACCCTTCAGGAGGGCACGAGCTGGGCCTCGCTCGACCTGAAGGGCGACGAGACCGTCTCGATCAAGGGTCTGGCCACGGTCAAGCCGCGCCAGATGCTGGAGGCCGAGATCACCTCGGCCGACGGTTCGGTCAAGAAGGTGCCGATCCTCTGCCGCATCGATACGCTGGACGAGATCGACTACTTCAAGAACGCCGGCATCCTGCACTACGTGCTGCGCGGCCTCGCCGCCTGAGCGCAGCCATAGTCCGCACGCGCGGACTGGTCGAAACAATCGAGGGCTGCGGCATCGCACGATGCCGCAGCCCTTTTCGCTTGAGAGGGGTCGAAGCGGGCGGGCCGCCCGTCAACCCGCCAGGCGCAGCGGCACGGCAGCCGCCGGACGGACCGCGGCCCGGGCGACGCCCGCGGTGCGGAACGCGGCCACCAGCGCATCGAGTTCCGCGATCTTGCGTCCGAGCAGGACGGCGGAAGCCGCGCTTTCCTCGGCCAGCGCCGCGTTCTGCTGCGTCATCTCGTCCATCCGCGCGACGGTCTGGCTCATCTCGTCGATGCCGTTCGACTGTTCGCCCGAGGCGGCGGCGACCTCCGTCACCGTGCCGGCCACCTTCTGGGTCGCCTCGACGATCTCGCCCAGCACCTCGCCCGCGCTCCGCACGAGCTTGACCCCGGCAGCCACCTCCTGCGTGGTGTCGCTGATCAGGCCGGAGATGCTCTTGGCCGCATCCGCGGATTGCTGCGCCAGCGCCCGGACCTCGGAAGCCACGACCGCGAAGCCCTTGCCGGCATCGCCCGCCCTCGCAGCCTCGACCGCCGCGTTCAGCGCCAGCAGATTGGTCTGGAAGGCAATGCCGTCGATGACCGAGGTGATGTCGGTGATCTTGCCGCTGGCCTGCTCGATGCGGTTCATCGCGCCGATCGCGTCGGTCACGATCGCCCCGCCATTGCGGGCGACCCGCGTTGCGTTCTCGGCGAGATCGACCGCCTGGCGCGAGGCATTGGCCGAGGCCTTCACCGAGGCCGCGAGTTGCTCGGTGGTGGCCGCGGTCTCTTCCAGCGACGAGGCCTGCTCTTCCGTGCGGGTCGACAGGTTCTCCGCCCCCGCCTTGATCTCTTCGGCGGCCGCCGCGACCTCGCGCGCCGTCTGCTTGATCACGCTCACCGTCATGGCGAGCTTCTCGACCATCCCGTTGATCGATGCGCTCACCGAGCCGAGCTTGCCCGAATAGTCGGCGCTGACGCTGCGGGTCAGGTCGCCCTCGGCGATGGCTTCCAGGATATCCGCGAAGGTCGTCGTCGCGCCGTCGATCGCGACATTGATCTGGTTGATCCCGGTCACCAGTGCCGTCATCTCGCCCTGCTGCGCCCCGGGGTCGACGCGCTGGCTGAAATCGCCATGGACCGCCGCATCGACCGCCCGCCTGATCTGCTGTGCGGTTTCGGCGAAGGCCTCGGCCTGGCGCTGCGAGGCCCGCAGGTCCTCGTCGCGCCGCAGCCGCTCCTCGGCCGCACGCCCGGCCAGTACGTCCTGATAGGAGCCGATGGTGCGGGCCATCTCGCCGATCTCGTCGCGCCGGTCGCGATGGGGGATCACGGCCGCCATCGCGTCCGAACCGCGCTGCCGCATCGTCGCGACGATCTCCGCGATCGGCCTGATGATGCTGCGCAGCACCGCGGCATAGAGACCCATGGCCGTCAGCAGCGCGATGATCAGTCCCGCGATCGCAACGCCGGCGGCGAGCTGGCGGGCGCTGCCCGCGCCGGTCTGCGCCGCCAGCGCCTCCGCCTCCAGCGCATCGCCCGCCTCCTTCATCGAGGTTTCGAGCGCCTCAAAGCGCTCGTCGAACAGGGCCATGCCCGCGAGCGCCGCCTTGCGGTCCCTGAAGGCGAGTTCGACCAGCGTCACCGCCTGGGCGATGTAGTTCTTCAGGGGCTCGTCCAGCGCCTGCAGCCGCGCGAGCGTCTGGGGCGAACTCACGATCGCCTTTGTGGCGGCGATCCGTTCGGAGAACTCCTGGGCGTGGGTGCGCGTCTCGGCGATGGTCTCGGCACCGTCCTGCCCGGCGTCCGAGCGGATCAGCGCCGCATAGACATCGGCGCGCAAACCGTCATGCAGCATGTCGCCGATGGTGTGGTTGCGGATGGCGGTCGCGGAATTGGCGAGGTCGTCGATGGCCGAGCCCATGCGCGACGAGGAGTGGATCCCGATGCCCGCCACAGCGCTCGTGATGACGGCCAGAAACAGGCATAGCAAGGCAAAGCGCGTTTTCAGCGAAACCACGGCCTATCCCCCCATTTGGCTCGAAAGCAGCACAGGGTCGCACCGGATGGTTAACGCAAGGTCAATCACACAATTTCTGCGTACAATCCGCTGACCCCACGCCCGTGAGGCGATCCCGGCTTCGGACTCGTCGGAGTTGTCCTCTTACCCCCCGCGGTGTAAGGGGGCGTCACAGTCATCCTTGGCGGGGGGCTTGGGGCAGGCGCAGGACGATCGTCCGCGCCCGGATGTCGTCCGCCTCCATCATCACGACGGGAGCACCCGCATGTCCGCCACGTTCGAGACGGTCGCCGGAATCATTTCGGAGACCTGCGACATTCCGCGCGAGAAGATCGCGCCCGAAAGCCACGCCATCGACGATCTCGGCATCGACTCGCTGGCCTTCCTCGACATCGCCTTCGCGATCGACAAGGCCTTTGGCATCAAGCTCCCGCTCGAGCAGTGGACGCAGGAAGTCAACGAGGGCAAGGCGCCCGCCGAGCAGTATTTCGTGCTCGAAAACCTCTGCAAGCGCATCGACGACCTCGTCGCCGCCAAGGCGGCCTGAGCTCCATCACCGCTGTGATCACGGCCCTCACCCGGGGCGCGGACGCGATGTCCGCGACACCCCGGGATGGGGGCCGTCCTGCTTTGGCGAGGGCGCCGGCTTGAGCCGCGCCGGATCAGCGTTTAGAGCAGAGCCGCGTCGGGGCCGGCTTCGACGCCCCGAGACCGACGATCGGAAGCGCATGCGCCTCGAATACTTCGACATGATCGACCGCGTCGTCGCCTTCGAGCCGGGCGAGAAGCGGATCACGACGCGCTCGACCGTGCCGGCAGCCGATGCCAGCCCCGTCTTCGAGGGCCATTTTCCCGGCCATCCGCTCGTGCCCGGCGTGCTCCTGACCGAGACGATGGCGCAGGCGTCGGGCTATCTGCTGCTCGCCCTCAACGGGCTGACGCAGATGCCCTTCCTGATGACCGTCGACAAGGCCCGCTTTCGCACCTTCGTCGAGCCGGACGCCGTGCTCGACATCGCCGCCGAACTCGTCATCGAGGGCTCGGGCTATGCCGCGACCAAGGCGCGCATCGCCATCGACGGCAAGCCGATCTGCGATGCGGAACTGCGCTTCCGCCTGATGCCCTTCCCCGCCGACATGCGCAGCCTGATGGAGGCACGCCTGGCCGCCATCGGCCTCGTTCCGGAACAGGCCCGATCATGAAGCACGGCGTCGTCATCACCGGCATCGGCCTCGCCTCCAGCCTGGGCGAGGGCATCGACACCCATGCGGACGCGCTGGCGGCCATGGCCGCGCCCGTCGTCGACGCGACGAGCTTCGCGCCCTATCCGGTTCATCCGCTGAAAGCCCTCGAACTCGACCGGCAGATCCCCAAGAAGTCCGACCAGCGCCAGATGGAGCCCTGGCAGCGCCTCGGCGTCTATGCCGCCGGCCTCGCGCTCGACGGCGCGGGGCTGAAGGACGATGCCGCGGCCAAGGCGGTGCTCCAGGTTATCGTCGCCGCCGGCGGCGGCGAGCGCGACCATGCCGTCGACAGCGCCATCCTCACCGGTCTGCGTGGCGCCAACGCGCCCGGCGCCTTCCTCAACGAGCGGCTGATGGGCGACCTGCGCCCGACGCTGTTCCTGGCCCAGCTCTCCAACCTGCTCGCCGGCAATATCGGCATCGTCCACGGCATCACCGGTGCCTCGCGCACCTTCATGGGCGAGGAGCAGGCCGGGGTCGACGCGGTCCGCACCGCCCATGCCCGCATCGCCGCGGGCCAGGCCGAAATCATGCTGGTCGGCGGTTCCTACAATGCCGAGCGGCAGGACATGCTGCTGCTGTTCGAGCTCGGCGGCTATCTGCGCAAGGGCGATTTCGCCCCCGTCTTCGAGCGGCAGGCCGCACCGGGCCTGATCACGGGCAGCGCCTCGGCCTTCCTCGTGCTGGAATCGGCCGAGCGCGCGGCCGCCCGCGGCGCCACCGTCCTGGCCCGGCTCGACGCCGTCGTCGCGACCCGCTCGAAGCGCCAGCCCGGCGCGGTCGAGGCGGCGCTGCGCGGCCTGCTCGCCGATCTCGGCCCCATCGCCCCCGGCGCGCTCGCCGTCTCGGCCGCCACCGGCGTCGCCGGCATCACCGCCGAGGAGGCGGCTGCGCTGGCGACCCTGCCGCAGGCGCGCCGCGTCGCGGCCGGTGATCTGCTCGGCCACGCGGTCGAGGCCGCCTTCCCCGTCTCGGTCGCGCTCGCCGCCGCCGCCCTGTCGAAGGGCCAGGCGCGCGAGGCCGTCGTCACCGGCGCCGGCCATTGGCGCGGCGAAGGCGCCGCCCGCCTGGTGGCCCTGTGAGGAGCGTCCGATGAGCGCCAAGCCCGCCTCTGCCAAGACCCCAGCCACCGCCCACCGCGATTCCAAGGGCCGACCCGTCGTCGCCGTCACCGGGCTGGGCATTGTCACCTCGCTCGGCCAGGGCAAGGACGCGAACTGGGACGCGCTCACCGCCGGCCGCTCGGGCATCCATGCCATCGAGCGCTTCCCGACGCAGGGGCTGCGCACCACGATCGGCGGAACGGTCGATTTCCTCTTCGACGGCCCCTTCTCCGCTCCGCAGCTCTCCGAAAAGCTCGCCATGCTGGCGGCCGAGGAGGCTGTCGGCCAGAGCGGCATCGGCCGGCCGGGCGACTTCCCGGGTGAGCTCTTCATGGCGGTGCCTCCCGTCGAGATGGAGTGGCCGCAGAAGCAGGAGCTCGCCGCGACGCTGGAGGGCGACGTCGACTATCGCGGCCTGCTCAGCGCCGCCGCCTCGCTGCGCTTCAAGGCGATGCACGAGATGTTCCTGTTCGGCACCGTCGCCGACCATGTCGCCGATGCTTTCGGGACAAAAGGCTCGCCGATCTCGCTCTCGACCGCCTGCTCCTCGGGCGCCACCGCGATCCAGATGGGTGTCGAGGCGATCCGCCGCGGCGAAACGCAGGCCGCGCTCTGCATCGGCACCGACGGCTCGATCCATGCCGAGGCGCTGATCCGCTTCTCGCTGCTCTCGGCGCTCTCGACCCAGAACGACCCGCCCGAAGCCGCCGCCAAACCCTTCTCCAAGAACCGCGACGGCTTCGTCATGGGCGAAGGCGCGGGCGCGCTGGTGCTGGAGGACTACGACCACGCCCTGGCGCGCGGGGCGACCATCCTCGGCATCGTCGCCGGCTGCGGCGAGCGCGGCGACGGCTTCCACCGCACCCGCTCTAGCCCGGACGGCAAGCCCGCCATCCTCGCCATGCAGGATGCGCTGGCCGATGCCGGCCTGAGCCCCGACGACGTCGACTACATCAACGCCCACGGCACCTCGACGCCGGAGAACGACAAGATGGAGGCGATGAGCTGCGCTGCCGTCTTCGGCGAGCGCATGGCGCGCCTGCCGATGTCGTCCAACAAGTCGATGATCGGCCACACGCTGACGGCGGCCGGCGCAGTCGAGGCGGTGATCTCCTTCCTCACCATCGCGCATGGTCGCATCCCGCCGACGATCAACTATGTCACGCCCGATCCCGCGATCGCGCTCGATGTGGTGCCCAACGTCGCCCGCGACGCCCGGGTGCGGACGGTGCTGTCGAACTCCTTCGGCTTCGGCGGGCAGAACACCAGCCTCGTCCTGACCGCGGAGCCCACCCGCTCATGACCAAAATTCTCGTCACCGGCGGCGCCAAGGGCGTCGGCGCGGCCATCGTCCGGGCGCTGGCCGCGGCCGGCCACAATGTCGACTTCACCTATCGCGCCTCGGGCGAGCAGGCGCTGGCGCTCGCCGCCGAGATCGCC
Proteins encoded in this region:
- a CDS encoding methyl-accepting chemotaxis protein, with translation MVSLKTRFALLCLFLAVITSAVAGIGIHSSSRMGSAIDDLANSATAIRNHTIGDMLHDGLRADVYAALIRSDAGQDGAETIAETRTHAQEFSERIAATKAIVSSPQTLARLQALDEPLKNYIAQAVTLVELAFRDRKAALAGMALFDERFEALETSMKEAGDALEAEALAAQTGAGSARQLAAGVAIAGLIIALLTAMGLYAAVLRSIIRPIAEIVATMRQRGSDAMAAVIPHRDRRDEIGEMARTIGSYQDVLAGRAAEERLRRDEDLRASQRQAEAFAETAQQIRRAVDAAVHGDFSQRVDPGAQQGEMTALVTGINQINVAIDGATTTFADILEAIAEGDLTRSVSADYSGKLGSVSASINGMVEKLAMTVSVIKQTAREVAAAAEEIKAGAENLSTRTEEQASSLEETAATTEQLAASVKASANASRQAVDLAENATRVARNGGAIVTDAIGAMNRIEQASGKITDITSVIDGIAFQTNLLALNAAVEAARAGDAGKGFAVVASEVRALAQQSADAAKSISGLISDTTQEVAAGVKLVRSAGEVLGEIVEATQKVAGTVTEVAAASGEQSNGIDEMSQTVARMDEMTQQNAALAEESAASAVLLGRKIAELDALVAAFRTAGVARAAVRPAAAVPLRLAG
- a CDS encoding acyl carrier protein, which produces MSATFETVAGIISETCDIPREKIAPESHAIDDLGIDSLAFLDIAFAIDKAFGIKLPLEQWTQEVNEGKAPAEQYFVLENLCKRIDDLVAAKAA
- a CDS encoding 3-hydroxyacyl-ACP dehydratase FabZ family protein, giving the protein MRLEYFDMIDRVVAFEPGEKRITTRSTVPAADASPVFEGHFPGHPLVPGVLLTETMAQASGYLLLALNGLTQMPFLMTVDKARFRTFVEPDAVLDIAAELVIEGSGYAATKARIAIDGKPICDAELRFRLMPFPADMRSLMEARLAAIGLVPEQARS
- a CDS encoding beta-ketoacyl-ACP synthase — encoded protein: MKHGVVITGIGLASSLGEGIDTHADALAAMAAPVVDATSFAPYPVHPLKALELDRQIPKKSDQRQMEPWQRLGVYAAGLALDGAGLKDDAAAKAVLQVIVAAGGGERDHAVDSAILTGLRGANAPGAFLNERLMGDLRPTLFLAQLSNLLAGNIGIVHGITGASRTFMGEEQAGVDAVRTAHARIAAGQAEIMLVGGSYNAERQDMLLLFELGGYLRKGDFAPVFERQAAPGLITGSASAFLVLESAERAAARGATVLARLDAVVATRSKRQPGAVEAALRGLLADLGPIAPGALAVSAATGVAGITAEEAAALATLPQARRVAAGDLLGHAVEAAFPVSVALAAAALSKGQAREAVVTGAGHWRGEGAARLVAL
- a CDS encoding beta-ketoacyl-ACP synthase; the protein is MSAKPASAKTPATAHRDSKGRPVVAVTGLGIVTSLGQGKDANWDALTAGRSGIHAIERFPTQGLRTTIGGTVDFLFDGPFSAPQLSEKLAMLAAEEAVGQSGIGRPGDFPGELFMAVPPVEMEWPQKQELAATLEGDVDYRGLLSAAASLRFKAMHEMFLFGTVADHVADAFGTKGSPISLSTACSSGATAIQMGVEAIRRGETQAALCIGTDGSIHAEALIRFSLLSALSTQNDPPEAAAKPFSKNRDGFVMGEGAGALVLEDYDHALARGATILGIVAGCGERGDGFHRTRSSPDGKPAILAMQDALADAGLSPDDVDYINAHGTSTPENDKMEAMSCAAVFGERMARLPMSSNKSMIGHTLTAAGAVEAVISFLTIAHGRIPPTINYVTPDPAIALDVVPNVARDARVRTVLSNSFGFGGQNTSLVLTAEPTRS